In the Helicobacter sp. 'house sparrow 1' genome, ATGCAAAATGGATGGGATCTTTGTTTGCAGTAACGCTGATTTTAACTTACGCCTATGGTTTTAATGGATTACAATCCTATACTATGACCTCTGCTTTTGAGGTTTATTACAATCGAATTAACACAAGTGATTTAACTTTTTCCCAGAGTAATTGGACGCTTTATATAGGTCTTGTTTTAGCATCTTTCTCTATCATAATGTTTTTTAGCAAAAGTCATTTTATTGGAAAGGTAAGTTCAGTCGTAGTTCCATATATGGCATTGGCGTATATCTTTCTTGCTGTTTATGTGGTTGTTGTTAATTTTAGTTTTATACCTAATGTGTTAAAGGATATTATTACACATGCTTTTGACTTCAAAGCTATTTTTGGAGGTTTTGCAGGAAGTGCTATTGTAATTGGTATTAAAAGAGGGTTATTTTCTAATGAAGCGGGTATGGGATCAGCTCCTAACGCAGCTGCTGCAGCACATACAACACATCCTGTAAAACAAGGTCTTGTCCAATCTTTGAGCGTTTTTATTGATGTTTTGGTGTGTTCAAGTTCGGCATTTTTGGTTCTTTTTTCAGGATTGTTTGTTCAAAAAGGACAAGAACTCACAGCAATGCCTTTAGTGCAAAATACTATGATTAAATATTTTGGATCTTGGGGACTCCACTTTGTAACTTTAGCAATTGTTCTTTTTGCCATTACTTCCTTAATAGGGAATTACTACTATGCACAAGCAAATATTAAATATCTCACGAATTCAAAAATTGTAATGAGACTTTTTCAATTTAGCGCTGTTTTAATGGTTTTTATCGGTTCTCAAATGAATTTAAGACTAGCTTGGGAATTAGCAGATATCTTTATGGGATTGATGGCCACTTTAAATATTGTTGCAATCTTATTCCTTTCAAAAATTGTTTCAAGATCCTTGAAGGATTATTTAGATCAAAGAAAACAAGGAATAGAACCAAAGTTTAGTGCTAAGAAGCTTGGAATTAAGAACGCAGAGTGTTGGGAGGAATAAAAATAATAGAAGCTTTTGCTTCTATTATTTTAATTTTTCTTTGAGTAGCTCATTTACTCTTGCAGGATTCGCACCTTTAGATTGTTTCATTACTTGACCAACAAAGAATCCAAATAATTTATCTTTACCACTTTTATATTCTTCTACCTTATCTTGATTTGCATTTAAAACTGCATCAATGATAGATAATATTGCTCCATCATCATTAATTTGAGCCAATCCCATAGAATCAATTAATGAGTCAATATCACCACCCTTATCTTTTACAAGAATGTCTAATATGTCTTTGGCACTCTTTGCACTTATTTTTCCATCTTCAATGCGTTTAATTAATGTAGATAATAATTTAGCATCAATCCCACAGGTTTGGAGATTATTTCCCTCTTTCAACCTTCCTTGAAGTTCTACAATAAGCCAAGTTACACAAGATTTTGGACTAGAACCTTCTTGGATCATTGCTTCAAAGAAAGTGGCAAGTTCTAGGCTTGAGGTTAATGTTTGTGCATCCTCTTCCTTGATTCCAAGTGCGCTGATATATCTTAAGCGTTTTTCATCAGGCATTTCAGGGATTTTAGAACCTTCTTGCATTAGAACATCATCAATAAATACGGGCAATAAATCAGGATCTGGAAAATACCTATAATCTGCACTTTCTTCCTTGCCACGCATTGATCTTGTGATACCCTTTGTTGTATCAAAAAGTCGGGTTTCTTGAACAACTTCAGTCTGATACTTCCCGCTTTCCCAAGCATCAATTTGTCGTTCTACCTCATATTCAATAGCTTTTTGAATGAATTTAAAGGAATTGAGATTTTTTATTTCCACTCTTGTATAAAGCTTAGTATCGCCAACTGGTCTTATGGAAACATTGGCATCACAACGAAAGCTACCTTCTTGCATATTTGCATCCGAAATACCCAAAAATCTCACAATAGAATGCAACTTTTTAAGATAAGCCACTGCTTCATTGCTGTTTCTCATGTCAGGCTCGCTTACAATTTCAAGCAAAGGAGTGCAAGCGCGATTTAAATCTATTTTAGAGATATTGCCATCATGGATATTTTTACCTGCATCCTCTTCCATATGGGCACGAGTGATACCAATTGTTTTTGTTTTACCATCAATATCAATCTCAAGACTACCTTTTCCTACAATTGGAATTTCAAACTGGCTGATTTGATAAGCCTTTGGTAAATCTGGATAGAAATAATTTTTCCTTGCAAAGATGGAATTTTGATTGATTGTTGCATTAATTGCAGTTCCAAAGGCAATTGCTTTTTTTACAACTTCGCGATTTAAAACAGGTAGCGCACCTGGCAACCCAAGACAAGTAGGGCATACATTTGTATTTGGATCTTCTCCAAAGCTTGTTGCACAAGAACAGAAAATTTTTGTATTTGTATTGAGTTGGACATGAACTTCAAGTCCTATAATTGTTTCAAAAGCACTCATTTATCCTCCTGTAGAGTTAAAACACTAAAAGTTAATTGTTTTAATTCTGTATGTGATTTTATATAGGTATTGATTTCATCAAGTGTAATATTTTGAATTTGTTCAAGTTGTAATTGGTTAAAATCAAGAGGTAGGTCCAAATAATAGTTTTGAAATTTCTCATTCAACCTTTGTGCTAATGTCTCTCTTCTTAAAGGATCACTTCCTAGTAAGAATTGTTTAGCGCCATCTAGTTCTTCTTGTGTAATACCATTTGTAATAAAATTATTTACCACATCTTGAACAAGCTGTATAGCCTCATTTTGGTTTTCTAATTTTGTTTGCAAATAACCTGAGGCATAATTGATAATTTTTCCAGTATTTACTCTGAGATATGCAGAATATGCCAATCCCCTTTTGACGCGTATTTCTTCCATAAGTCTGGAGCCAAAACCGCTAGATCCAAGAACAAAAGATAGAATTTTTGCCTTATAAGATTCTTTTTTTAGATCTGTGAGATAAAAAGGAGAACCAAAATAAATATATGCCTGTTGTGTGTCCTTATATATCGTGGATTGAGATGGTTTTGGGTTTGCTTCATATTTATGGTTGGGTGCTTTTTTCCCAGTTTCTAAATGTGAAAGTAATTGTTTGATCTGATGGAGTATTTTTTCCTCATTTAAATCCCCACCTACTACCACTACAATTCTTGATAACACTAGGTTATCTTCTAAAAAACTTTTAATATCTGATAATGTAATATTTTCTATTGTTTCTTTTGTAGCACTTTGTGCTAAAGGAGTATTTTCAAATAAATGTTTTGAGAGGTTTTTATCAGCAAGATAATCAAAATCATTTTCCTTTGCCAAAAGCATATTAATAGTATCTTGTTTGATTTTATCTAGAGTTTTTTGAGTGTAATTGGGATCAAGGAGAAGGTCTTGAAGCAATTGCAGTGCTTCTGTTTCTTTCTCTTTAAGGAAACTAAGTTCAATATTAAGCGTTTCAACTCCTGCTGAAGCATGCAAAGAAATCGCACGCTTATCTAGCTCTTCTGAGAATTTTATTACCCCAAGTGTTTTTGTCCCCTCATTTAGTAGTCTTGCACCCATAGAGGCAAGTCCCAGTAAGCTTCCATCATTGATCTTGCCACCACCTAAAAAGCTTAGTCGCATAAAACCCACAGGAATTACTTGAGATTTTTCAAAAATTACAGGAATTTCTTGGCGTTTAACTTCAATATATTGCATTGTTTTAGCCTGCATTATCACTCCTAGTAGTAGAATTAAAAGGATTTTTTTCATTAAAAATACTCCAAAATTTCATAAGCAGTATTGCGTTTAGCAGGGGTATCTCCAACATCTCGGATTAATCTTATCATCTCTTGTTGATTCATAGAATTTGTAACACCCGCAGCAGCAACGACATTTTCTTCCATCATCGTGCTACCTAGGTCATTAGCACCAAAAAGTAGTGCGAGCTGTCCAATATAAGACCCCTGTGTTACCCAAGAGCTTTGTATATTCTTAAAATTATCAAGATAGATTCTGCTACAGGCAAGAAGTCTTAAATAACGATTTGAAGAAGCCTTAGTAAGATGAGGAAATTTATTTTTAAGAGGAGTGTTTTTGGGTTGGAAACTCCAGAGGATAAAAGCCCTAAATCCAGAGGTTTCATCTTGAAGAGAACGGATTCTATCCCAATGTTCTATAATATCCTCATCATTATCAAGACTTCCAAACATCATTGTGGCAGTGCTTTTTATATCCAGTTTGTGTGCCTGTCTATGAATATCAATCCACTCATCAGAATCTAACTTCTTAGGAGCAATAAGATCCCTTACTCTATCACTTAGTATTTCTGCACCTGCTCCTGGGATAGATGATAACCCCGCATCTTTTAAACATTGAAGAACTTCGGGAACACTAAGATTTGAAACTTTTGCAATATAGCTAATTTCAATAGCAGAAAAACCATGTATGGTAATTTGGGGGTATTTTTGATGGATATGTGAAACTAGTTTTTGATAAAAATCTATCTTCAATTTTGGATGGACTCCACCTTGAAATAAAACTTGAGTTCCTCCTATTGCTAGAAGTTCATCAATTTTTCTATCAATCTCTTCAAAACCTAAGATATAGGCATCGGCCTCACCAATTTTGCGTTTAAAAGCACAAAAATCACAATCTACCCAACAAATATTTGTGTAGTTAATATTACGATCCACGATAAAGGTAGTAGTTCTTTTTGGATGTAGTTGTAACTTAATCTTATTTGCCATTGCTCCTAGATCTTTTAATGAAGCATTTTGCATCAGATATAAGATTTCTTTATTACTTATTCTTGCCATATTAAAACCTCGTTCCAAGAGTAAATTCAAAGCTAGAGGTATAATCACCTGGTTGTTTATTAAATACCTTGATAGGGAAAACTAACACAATAGGCCCCATTGGAGAAACCCATTCTAATGCTACTCCTGTGGCAGCTCTCCAAGTAATTGCATTATTTCCTGCACCCACAATACCAAAATCCTTAAAATTTGCAATATTCTTATCTGCGACCCCTGCATAAGTTCTATAATGCAATAATCCATAGTCAAAATAAGCAGAGATACGCATTTTTGCAGCTTCCAAGATTCCATAACTCAATTCAATGGAGTTGGTAAACATTCCATCGCCACCTACCCATAATCCTAACTCATCTCTAGGTGAAATTGATCCACTTCTAAAGCCACGAATTGTGGTAACTCCACCCATATAAAAGGTGTTATTAATTGGTAGAAAACTTTCTCTATTGTAACGGAAGAAATAACCACCCTGTGCTTTATATCTCCCAATTAAATCAATCCCAAGATAATCTTTAAAATAAGTGTATGCAGCAAACTTTGCATAAAGTTTTGTATTATAGACATCCCCTCCAATACCATTAAATTGAGCATATGCAGATACAATAAAGCCTCGTTTTGGAAAATAGTAGTCATCTGTATTATCAAAGTTGAGACTTGGTGTAAGAGAACTTGTAATTGGAAGCGAATATTCTTTGTCCCAAAGTCCGATTATAGAATAATTACCATAAGTGCCTACAACCCTATTATTTGAGGCATAATAACGCTCATATAATGGAGAAGTAAAATTGCTTGTTTTTAAAACATTAAAATCATAACCAAGACTTGCTCTTAGCGTATTGGTAAGAAGTTTTCCAACAGAGATTCCAAAACCAGCATTTTGTTGCACATAATTATAACTTACAGAATAGGTTGCATAGAGATTGATAGAAGAGCTATAGTAGCTATCAAAAAGTCTAGGATTTGTAAGTGAGATACTACCAGAATAGGATTTACCAGCATTCTTAATACCATAATACGAAAGACCAGAACCAGTAGAAATATTTGCATAAATACTTCCACTTTGCCCTGTTCCAAACAAGTTTCTCTCACTAATGGTTCCATTAATCATCAACCCACCATAACTACCATATCCCATACCAAACTGTAATTCTCCCGTGCGACCCTCAGAGACGCTAATGATAAGGTCCATTGTATTTTCAGAAAGTCTTTTTTGATCTATTTTTACACTTTCAAAAAACCCAAGTCTTCTTAAGGCATTTTCAGAAGCCATAATTTTTGTAAGAGAGTAAGTATCATCGGGTGCAAGTAAAATTTCACGGCGAATGATTCTATCAGCTGTTCTTGTATTGCCTGTAACAATCACATCATTGATTTTTACTTTTTGTCCCACTTGAATGTGATAGATTACCTTTACTGTTCCATTTTTTTCATCTTTATCCAAATCAGGATTTACAACAGCAAATGCATAGCCATAATCCGCAACTGCTTGTTTTAAAAGTTGCATATCAATTCTTAATTCTTCAATATTGATATAAGTGTTTTTTTTGCTCTTTAGAAGTTTTTTTAGCTTTGCTATGGATTCTACTTCATTATCAATTTGAATATCAATATCAGAGATTTTATATTGAATTCCCTCATCGATTTTAAAATAAAGATTGGCTGTGTAATTTGAGAAGTTAGTATCCAAAAAGGGTGCAGAAACATTTGCATCCAAAAATCCATGCCTCATATAAACATCTTGAATTCTCTTATTATCAAAATCAAGTTCTTGGAGGCGCAATTTCCCATCATTTCTTCCCCACATCCACCCCATAAACTGTCTTTGTTTATTTGCAGAAAGGGATTCTACTTGTTTAACACTTAGTTTTTTTCTACCATCATAGAATGCTTTAGTGATATAGATGTTGCTTCCGCGATTTACATTAAAGGTGATTGCAAATACATTATCCCCAATCTCATCTCTTTGGATTTGGATAGTTGTTCCATAATAGCCTTGAATCTCTAGAATAGTTTGTAGGGTTTCTTTTGCTTTTTGTAGCTTTTGCTCATCAAATACATCACCCTTTTTTACACCAAGTTGCTTATAGATAGTTTCTCTTTCTTGTTCTGTTCCATAGCCCTTAATCTCAAGACTTGCAATACGAGGTTTTTCAGCAAAATGAAAGACAAGCTCTCCTTGATTAAAAGTGGCATAAATATCTTTAAAATAACCCTGATCATAGAGGGCTAAAATTGCAGAATCTACCCTTTTTTCATCTAACTTGTCTCCTTTTTTTATCCCTGTAACCTCTTGTGCAAGGAGATCAGACATATATACAAGTCCATCATATTTAATGGATTTAATCACTTCATCTGCATAGGTGTTAGAAATAACAACAAAGCTAATTGGGAAAATTAAACGTTTTAAAAACAAAAGTAGCCTTATTCTAGGTAATTAACAGAGCAAAGATTTTACCTTAAACAAGGCTTTTTTTGGTAAATGCTTTGCTTTAATTTTTCTAAAAAATTAGAGAAAAATCAAATTGGCATTAAAAATATTCAGGTTAGAAACTTCACTTGATATTGAAAAATTTTGAATTTAAACATCAAGTGAAACATTGATTTATTCACATTAATACCGTTTCAAGGGCTTGTAAGATAAGCTTTAGAGTAGGGTTAAGATAGGGCATTATAAAAATAGAGAAGGACTATATAAAATTTAATTTGATAAAAGCAGAAAAATAAACAAAAGTTTGGTTGAGGTATAAAAAAATCTAAAAAATAATAAAGCTAAAAGATAGAATCATTTTTTAAAAGTTCTATAAATAATAGAAAATAATAGGATTTTAAGATGCTGTGAGGGCATAGGTCGAAACTAAGGCTTAATTAAAGAGTTAATGATTCTTAAAATTTTATTTTGGTTTTGCTTGTAGTTGAGGGTTTCTGAGGCCTTATGCGAGGCAAGTTTAAGTTTTAAGATCTGGTTTTTATCAAGTGAGTTG is a window encoding:
- a CDS encoding M16 family metallopeptidase codes for the protein MQAKTMQYIEVKRQEIPVIFEKSQVIPVGFMRLSFLGGGKINDGSLLGLASMGARLLNEGTKTLGVIKFSEELDKRAISLHASAGVETLNIELSFLKEKETEALQLLQDLLLDPNYTQKTLDKIKQDTINMLLAKENDFDYLADKNLSKHLFENTPLAQSATKETIENITLSDIKSFLEDNLVLSRIVVVVGGDLNEEKILHQIKQLLSHLETGKKAPNHKYEANPKPSQSTIYKDTQQAYIYFGSPFYLTDLKKESYKAKILSFVLGSSGFGSRLMEEIRVKRGLAYSAYLRVNTGKIINYASGYLQTKLENQNEAIQLVQDVVNNFITNGITQEELDGAKQFLLGSDPLRRETLAQRLNEKFQNYYLDLPLDFNQLQLEQIQNITLDEINTYIKSHTELKQLTFSVLTLQEDK
- the gatB gene encoding Asp-tRNA(Asn)/Glu-tRNA(Gln) amidotransferase subunit GatB is translated as MSAFETIIGLEVHVQLNTNTKIFCSCATSFGEDPNTNVCPTCLGLPGALPVLNREVVKKAIAFGTAINATINQNSIFARKNYFYPDLPKAYQISQFEIPIVGKGSLEIDIDGKTKTIGITRAHMEEDAGKNIHDGNISKIDLNRACTPLLEIVSEPDMRNSNEAVAYLKKLHSIVRFLGISDANMQEGSFRCDANVSIRPVGDTKLYTRVEIKNLNSFKFIQKAIEYEVERQIDAWESGKYQTEVVQETRLFDTTKGITRSMRGKEESADYRYFPDPDLLPVFIDDVLMQEGSKIPEMPDEKRLRYISALGIKEEDAQTLTSSLELATFFEAMIQEGSSPKSCVTWLIVELQGRLKEGNNLQTCGIDAKLLSTLIKRIEDGKISAKSAKDILDILVKDKGGDIDSLIDSMGLAQINDDGAILSIIDAVLNANQDKVEEYKSGKDKLFGFFVGQVMKQSKGANPARVNELLKEKLK
- a CDS encoding alanine/glycine:cation symporter family protein, giving the protein MEFLGGVNTWLYTYYLVALLVFVGIFYSIKLGFVQLRLFGESIRVVTERSQRTEKHAEHISPFQALMISTASRVGIGNIAGIAVAITTGGSGAVFWMWVMAFFGGASAFAESTLAQIYKTKDGNGFKGGPAYYMQKALNAKWMGSLFAVTLILTYAYGFNGLQSYTMTSAFEVYYNRINTSDLTFSQSNWTLYIGLVLASFSIIMFFSKSHFIGKVSSVVVPYMALAYIFLAVYVVVVNFSFIPNVLKDIITHAFDFKAIFGGFAGSAIVIGIKRGLFSNEAGMGSAPNAAAAAHTTHPVKQGLVQSLSVFIDVLVCSSSAFLVLFSGLFVQKGQELTAMPLVQNTMIKYFGSWGLHFVTLAIVLFAITSLIGNYYYAQANIKYLTNSKIVMRLFQFSAVLMVFIGSQMNLRLAWELADIFMGLMATLNIVAILFLSKIVSRSLKDYLDQRKQGIEPKFSAKKLGIKNAECWEE
- the bamA gene encoding outer membrane protein assembly factor BamA; translated protein: MFPISFVVISNTYADEVIKSIKYDGLVYMSDLLAQEVTGIKKGDKLDEKRVDSAILALYDQGYFKDIYATFNQGELVFHFAEKPRIASLEIKGYGTEQERETIYKQLGVKKGDVFDEQKLQKAKETLQTILEIQGYYGTTIQIQRDEIGDNVFAITFNVNRGSNIYITKAFYDGRKKLSVKQVESLSANKQRQFMGWMWGRNDGKLRLQELDFDNKRIQDVYMRHGFLDANVSAPFLDTNFSNYTANLYFKIDEGIQYKISDIDIQIDNEVESIAKLKKLLKSKKNTYINIEELRIDMQLLKQAVADYGYAFAVVNPDLDKDEKNGTVKVIYHIQVGQKVKINDVIVTGNTRTADRIIRREILLAPDDTYSLTKIMASENALRRLGFFESVKIDQKRLSENTMDLIISVSEGRTGELQFGMGYGSYGGLMINGTISERNLFGTGQSGSIYANISTGSGLSYYGIKNAGKSYSGSISLTNPRLFDSYYSSSINLYATYSVSYNYVQQNAGFGISVGKLLTNTLRASLGYDFNVLKTSNFTSPLYERYYASNNRVVGTYGNYSIIGLWDKEYSLPITSSLTPSLNFDNTDDYYFPKRGFIVSAYAQFNGIGGDVYNTKLYAKFAAYTYFKDYLGIDLIGRYKAQGGYFFRYNRESFLPINNTFYMGGVTTIRGFRSGSISPRDELGLWVGGDGMFTNSIELSYGILEAAKMRISAYFDYGLLHYRTYAGVADKNIANFKDFGIVGAGNNAITWRAATGVALEWVSPMGPIVLVFPIKVFNKQPGDYTSSFEFTLGTRF
- a CDS encoding dehypoxanthine futalosine cyclase — its product is MARISNKEILYLMQNASLKDLGAMANKIKLQLHPKRTTTFIVDRNINYTNICWVDCDFCAFKRKIGEADAYILGFEEIDRKIDELLAIGGTQVLFQGGVHPKLKIDFYQKLVSHIHQKYPQITIHGFSAIEISYIAKVSNLSVPEVLQCLKDAGLSSIPGAGAEILSDRVRDLIAPKKLDSDEWIDIHRQAHKLDIKSTATMMFGSLDNDEDIIEHWDRIRSLQDETSGFRAFILWSFQPKNTPLKNKFPHLTKASSNRYLRLLACSRIYLDNFKNIQSSWVTQGSYIGQLALLFGANDLGSTMMEENVVAAAGVTNSMNQQEMIRLIRDVGDTPAKRNTAYEILEYF